The following coding sequences lie in one Apium graveolens cultivar Ventura chromosome 3, ASM990537v1, whole genome shotgun sequence genomic window:
- the LOC141711673 gene encoding ATP synthase delta chain, chloroplastic-like, producing the protein MAAALQQSPITIKSRSSPSPQFTPPKTHTLSFSGGLRIPKLTLAVKSRRRGGARMSDSVASSYATALADVANSNGTLDATAADLEKISNLFSEEAVYRYFTNPTVPVESKNELVDSYTKEANLQPHISNFLNVLIDMKRIDQIKEIMEEFEVVYNKITETELAIVTSVVKLDAQHLAQIAKGVQKLTGAKNVRIKTALNESLVAGFTIRYGNGGSKLIDMSVRKQLEDIAETLEVGDLQLV; encoded by the coding sequence ATGGCGGCGGCGCTACAACAATCTCCGATCACAATAAAATCCCGATCATCTCCTTCACCTCAATTCACACCTCCAAAAACACACACTCTCTCCTTCTCCGGCGGCCTCCGCATCCCCAAACTCACTCTCGCCGTCAAATCCCGCCGTCGCGGCGGCGCTAGAATGTCCGACAGCGTCGCCAGCAGCTACGCTACCGCACTCGCCGACGTCGCCAATTCAAACGGAACTCTCGACGCCACCGCCGCTGACCTAGAAAAAATCAGCAACCTCTTCTCCGAAGAAGCAGTGTACCGGTACTTCACAAACCCTACCGTTCCGGTCGAATCGAAAAACGAGTTAGTCGATTCGTACACTAAGGAAGCTAATTTACAGCCTCACATTTCGAATTTTCTCAATGTGTTGATTGATATGAAGAGAATTGATCAAATTAAGGAGATTATGGAGGAGTTTGAAGTGGTGTATAATAAGATTACGGAGACTGAGCTTGCGATTGTAACGTCGGTTGTGAAATTGGATGCTCAACATTTGGCACAGATTGCGAAAGGAGTGCAGAAGCTAACTGGAGCGAAGAATGTGAGGATTAAGACTGCGCTTAATGAATCGCTTGTGGCTGGATTTACGATACGGTATGGCAATGGAGGATCGAAATTGATTGATATGAGTGTGAGGAAACAGCTTGAAGATATCGCGGAGACGCTTGAGGTCGGTGATTTACAGTTAGTTTGA